A region of the Pedococcus aerophilus genome:
GCGACGAGGGGCTCGACGTGCGATGCGCGATCGCCGGCGACGGCATCTCGCGCCCGTCGCTGCAGCAGCTCGTCACCACTCTCGGCCTCGACGACGTCGTGGTGATGCCGGGCCGGGTCAGCCGCGCCGAGGCGGCACGGTGGCACCGCGCCCTCGACGTCTTCGTCGTCCCGCGTCGCGACACCCTCGTCTGCCGGACCGTCACCCCGCTGAAGCCGATCGAGGCGATGGCGGCGGGACGCCCGGTCGTGGCCAGCGACCTGCCCGCACTGGCCGAGATCGTCGCCGGACCGGGCAGCGGACTGCTCGCGACGCCGGACGATGCCGGTGCGCTGGCGGGTAGACTCCACGGGCTGCTCGAGGACGACTCCCTGTGGCAGCAGCTGGCCGCCGGAGGCCGGGAGTTCGCCGCGACGCGGACCTGGCAGGCCATGGCCGCCCGCTACCACGATATCTACGAGACCCTGGGGAGCAGACCGTGAGCGAACGGGCTCGCACCCTCTCACCCCTCGACGGGGTGGACGACGTCCAGCTGGAGGTCGTCGACATCAGCGGCCTCAAGCCGGTCGGCCAGCGCGTCTCGCTCGGCGCGTACGTCCACCAGCTGTGGAAGCGCCGCTACTTCATCTGGGCCGACTCGCGGGCGCGGGCCTTCGCCGGCAACCGCGACACCCTGCTCGGCCGCTTCTGGCTGGTCGGCAAGCCGGTCCTGGACGGCTTCACGTACTTCCTGATCTTCGGCGTCCTGCTCGGCACCGCGCGAGGGGTCGAGAACTACATCGGCTTCCTGCTCATCGGCGTCTTCATGTTCTCGTTCACCTCGGGGTCGCTCAACGGCGGCGCCACGGTCATGATCGCGGGCAAGAACCTCATCCGTGCGTTCTCGTTCCCCCGGGCCTCGATCCCGCTGGCCCTGGCGCTGCGCCAGGCGATCTCGATGTTCCCCGTGGTCATCACGATGCTCATCATGATCATGGTCATCCCGCCGCACGCGAAGGTGACCTGGCTGTGGGCGTTGTTCCCCCTGGTCTTCCTGCTCCAGCTCTCCTTCAACACCGGCCTGATCCTGTATGCCGCGCGGCTCACCAGTGCCCTGCCCGACCTGCGGATGATCATCGGGTTCGCCTCGCGCTTCTGGATGTACGGGTCCGGGGTCATGTACTCGATCGAGCGCTGGGTGACCCACCCGAAGGCGCTCGCCGCGATGGAGCTCAACCCCGCGTTCTGCGTGCTGGAGATCAGCCGCGACCTGCTGCTCTACGGCGTCATGCCCGACATCAAGCTGTGGCTGACGCTGACCGCGTGGGCCGTCGTGACGCCGATCCTGGGGTTCCTGTACTTCTGGCAGGGCGAGGAGGAGTACGGCCGTGAGTGACACCCACCTCGAGGAGGTCTCCACCGCCGACGTCGACAACGACGGCCAGAGCCCTCCCGACGCCGACCAAGGGCCCAAGAAGGGCATCGAGGTGCCGCTCGGTCCCCCCACGGTCGTGGTCCAGCGCCTCTCGGTCCACTACCGCGTCGCCAGCAAGGAGCGCGAGAGCCAGGACGCGACCCGGGCCCAGCGCGCCGCCCGCCGCATCGGCTGGGACCGCACGGTCACCGTCAAGGCCGTCGACGACGTGTCCTTCGTGGCCCGCGCCGGTGAGGCGATCGGCGTCGTCGGCCACAACGGCTCCGGCAAGAGCACCCTGCTGCGCGTGATGGCCGGGCTCGAGACCCCCACGAAGGGCCGGGTCCTGGCCCACTCCACTCCGTCCTTCCTCGGGGTGAACGCCGCCCTCATGCCCGAGCTGTCCGGCATGGAGAACGTCCGCCTCGGGCTGCTGGCCATGGGGATGACGCCCAAGGAGGTCCGCGAGGCGATCCCCGACGTCGTCGAGCTCGCCGGGATCGGTCGCTCCGTCCACCTGCCGATGAAGACGTACTCCTCCGGCATGGGTGCCCGCCTGCGCTTCGCCATCTCGGCCGCGGCACGTCCGGAGATCCTGCTCATCGACGAGGCGCTCGCGACGGGCGATGCGGCCTCCAAGGAGCGCAGCGAGGCCCGGATGGCCCAGATCCGCGAGCAGGCGGGAACGATCTTCCTCGTCTCCCACGCGGCCCAGACCATCGAGGAGATGTGCACCCGGGCGATCTGGCTGCACCAGGGCGAGATGGTGCTCGACGGTCCCGCCTACGAGACCGCCCGCGCCTACCGCTGGTGGGCCTGGAACATCGCCAAGGGTGAGACGGCCAAGGCCGACGTCCTGCTCGAGGCCGCCCGGGCCCAGCTGCGTGCGACCGTGGTCCAGCCCGAGGACACCAGCACCGACCAACACCTTTCACGACACTCGTCGAGAAACTGACGGAAGAGAACTTCTTGACCCTGCGCATCATGACCATCTACGGCACCCGCCCGGAGGCCATCAAGGTCGCCCCCGTCATCAAGGCCCTCGAGGCCCACCCGGACTTCGAGTCCGTGACGGTCGTGACGGGTCAGCACCGCGAGATGCTCGACCAGGTCAACGAGATCTTCGGGATCGTCCCCGACCACGACCTCGACGTGTTCGCGCACGGCCAGACCCTCAACGGCCTGATGGCCAAGGTGTTCGACCGGCTCGACCCCGTGCTCGTCGACGTGGCTCCCGACGCCGTGATCGTCCAGGGCGACACCTCCACCGTGGCCGCGGCCTCGATCGCGGCGTTCTACCGCCGCATCCCGGTCGTGCACATCGAGGCCGGCCTGCGCAGCGGCGACATCAACTCGCCATTCCCCGAGGAGGCCAACCGCAAGCTGACGAGCCAGACGACGGCCCTGCACCTCGCGCCGACCTCCACGTCGCAGGCGAACCTCCTGCGCGAGGCGATCGACCCGGCCACCGTCGCGGTCACCGGCAACACCGTCATCGACGCGCTCCTGCACACGGTCAAGCAGGACCTCGCCTTCACCGACCCGCGGCTCGCCGAGGTCGAGGCGTCCGGTCGTCCGGTCCTGCTCGTCACCACCCACCGCCGCGAGAACTGGGGCGGTGCCATGGAGGGTGTCGGCCGTGCCCTGCGCCGCCTGGCCGAGGCGTACCCCGACTTCCACGTCATCCTCCCCGTGCACCGCAACCCGATCGTGCGCGAGGCCGTGCTGCCGCAGATCGAGGGCCTGCCGAACGTGCTCGTCACCGAGCCGATGGCGTACGGCGAGTTCACCCGCCTGATGGGCCTGTCGACGATCGTCCTCACCGACTCCGGCGGCGTGCAGGAGGAGGCTCCGTCCCTCGGCAAGCCGGTACTCGTCATGCGCGACAACACCGAGCGCCCCGAGGCGGTCTCCGCCGGCACCGTGAAGCTCATCGGCACCGACGAGGAGCGCATCGTCGCCGAGGTGTCGCGGCTGGTCGACGACCCCGCCGCATACGAGGCGATGTCCCAGGCGGTCAACCCGTATGGCGACGGGCTGGCCGCCGACCGCTCGGTCGCGGCGATCGCCGCGCTGTTCGGGATCGGCGAGCGGCTGCCCGAGTTCACCCCGAGGTAGTCGACGGTGCTGCTCCGCGACCGCCTGCGCGCAGTGCCGCGGCGACGATGGCTGCCGGCCGTCGTGGTGCTCGCCGTGGTCACGGGCACGGCCGGAGCGGTCGTGGCCTGGCCTGACGACGAGTCCGCGATGGGTCGGCGGGCGGCTCCGTCGGCGACCGCGACGGCCACGCGACCGGAGGCGCCGGCGATCGAGCCGAGGGGACCGGTGTCGGCGGCGTCCAACGGGTTCGAGGCCAAGTCGCTGGCCGCCGCGGGCTGGCGGGTGTCCGGCACCGGTGCCGCCTCGATCGAGACCGGCGACGAGGCCCGGAACGGTCGGCGTGCGCTGAGTCTGGAGGCACCCCGTGAGGCGTCGCGCCCGACCCGCGTACGCCTCGCGCGGATACCGGTCGGGCAGGGGCTCGCCTGCGACGTCGGCGCCTGGGCGCGCGACGTCACGCGGGAGCAGCGCCTGGAGGTCGCCTTCCTCGGAGCCGACGGGAGCCCGGTCGGCGGGGAGCCCGCAGCGACCGGGACCTCGGACCCCTCCGGTAGTGCGGACCCCTCCGGGACCTCGGCCACCGTGGCGACCGCGACCACCGGCTCGCCGGTGTGGAGCCGGGCCACCGTCAGGGCCACGTCGCCGCGCGGGACGACGCAGCTGCAGGTGACGATCACCGCGGGGGCCGGGTCGAGCGGGCACTGGGACGACGTCGACGTCACCTGCCCCCTGCTCCCCGACGCCGGGTTCGAGCGAGCCGGTGACCGGCCCGAGCAGCCCCGGGGATGGTCGGTCGTGGCCGGCGAGGGCACGAGCGCGCGACGGGTGCAGGCTCCTGATGGTGGTGGGCACCTCCTCGAGGTCCGCGACGGATCCGCGACCGCGGGCGTCGTGGTGCGCAGCCAGCCGACCCCGGTGCCGCCCGGTTTGGAGGTCACGGTCTCGGCACGGGTCCGGCTGTCGGAGGGTCGCCAGCAGGTCGTCGTCAGGTTCCTCGACGCCGCCCGACGGCCCCTTGGCCACCTCGCCCGACTCCCCGTCGACACCGCGCCCGGCCAGTGGGAGCTGTGGTCCGCCCCGGTGTCGGTGCCCTCAGGTGCGCGCTGGGCCACGGTCGAGGTGGCGAGCGACCCGGCGAGCGATGCTGAGGGTGGTGACACGGGTGGCGCTGCGGGTGGTGGTGCCAGCGTCGGCTCGTGGGACGACGTCGCCGTGAGCCCGGTGACGCCTGCCTCCCGTCCCATCCAGGCGGCCGAAGCGGTGTCCGGGCTGAGCGGCTACCTCAACACGAACACCTCCGGGACCACCGTCGTGGACGGGCGCACGCTGCTCTACACCGTCGTGTCCGGCGATCCGGCCGAGCTGCAGGTGGCCGACCTCGAGACGGGCCGGCTGCTCGACCTGCACGTGCTTCCCGGGGCTGCGGCTGCGTGGGCGGTGGTGACCTCTCCGGACCAGCGGTCGGTCTACCTGGGTGGCGCCTCGGGGCACCTCCTGCGGTACGACCCGGTGGCCCGCTCGCTCACCGACCTCGGCCGGGCGACGACCCAGGCGCAGGTCGTCTTCGGTCTGGCCGTCGGTGCGGACGGCCGGGTCTGGGGTGGCAGCTACCCGGGCGGGGAGCTGTGGGTGCACGACCCTCGACGCAAGGGCTTCACGACCATCGCCCCCCTGCGGGGCGGTCACGAGTACGCGAGGTCGCTGGCCATCGAGGGCCAGACGCTCTACGTCGGCACCGGCTCGGTCAACCCGTCCATCATCAGCATCGACCTGCGGGACCCCGCCGAGCGGCAGGAGATCGCGTTGCCGGGCGCACCGCGCTCCGGGTTCGTGACCGAGCTGCGTTCGTACGGTCGGCTCCTGGCCGCGAAGCTCCCCGACGGCGCGCGGGGCGTCTACGACCTCGAGCGCTCCACGTGGGACACCCCGGTCTCCAAGGACGCCACCGGACGACAGCTGGCGCAGTCGCCGTCCACCGTCCCCACGGGGCAGCCGTTCTACTACTTCAGCAACGGGCTCCTGTGGCGGGTCCACCCCGACCGTGCGGACGCGACGGCCAAGGTCCCGGTGGCGAGGACGTCCATCCCGCCGGGTCGCGACCGGTTCGTCGTCCGGGCGACGCTCGACGGCACGACGTCGGACTGGCTGGTGTCCTACGACGGGTCGCGTTCCGTGGTCGCCATCGACGTGGGCGCGCTCGCGGACGGGACGGACGGGGCTGACGGGCAGGACCTCCCGCAGGCCCGGTGGCTGCGCACGACCCTGGCCCTCGACCCGCAGACGCTGCGGATCAAGTCGTTGGGCGCAGGCGCTGACGGGGTGCTCTGGGCCGGCGGGTTCGGCGGGGCGAGCCTGAGCAGCCTCGACACCAACCGCCCCGCAGCGGCCCTCACCCCCCGGGTGGGTGGCGTCGACACCGGTGCCGCGCTGCTCGGCTTCGGGGAGGTGGAGGGCCTGGCCTCGAGCGGACCGTACGAGTTCTTCGGGACCTACACGGGCGCGCGGATCTTCCGGTTCGACACCCGGCAGCCGTGGGTGGACGGGAAGAACCCGGCCCCGGTCGCCCACCTCGGTCCGTCCTGGGGGCAGGACCGTCCGGGCGCGTGGGCGACCTCTGCCGACCGCACCTACTTCGGGACCATCCCGCGGTACGGCCGCCGGGGCGGCGTGCTCGGGTGGTTCGAGGGGGACAGCACGACACCCACGGTGGTCCCGAGCCCGGTCGCCGACCAGAGCATCGTGGGGCTGGCCGCGAGCGGGTCCGTGGTGTTCGGCGCGACCTCGCGCTGGGGTGGTCTCGGTGTGGGGCCGACCGCGGCCGGGGCCGTGGTCTTCGCGTACGACACCGAGCAGCGACGCGTGCTCTGGACCTCGACGCTCGGCGTGGACCTCCAGTCGGCCGGCTCGGTGCTGCTCGACGGCAGTGGGCGGTTGTTCGCGCTGACCCGGTCGGTGCTCGTGGAGCTCGACCGGTCCGACGGGAGCGTCGTCCGCCGCTTCCCGCTGGGCCCGGCAGGCGGCGGCGAGCGGGCCACCTTCGCCGACACCGACCTCGCGGAGGGCGGTGGACGACTGTGGGCGGTGACCCCCGACGGCCTCTGGGCGGTCGACACCGGGAGCGGCGGGTTCACCCGGGTCGCGGACCGTGGGATCAGGTTCCCGCGGGTAGAGTTCCTCGCTGATGCCGCCTACTACTCGGCCGGCCGAACCCTCATGAAAGTCGCGGTCCCATGACCCACACGCCCAGCTCGGCCCTGGCCGACGTCCTGGACGCGAACACCGAGGGCTCCCGGGTCGCCCCGGCGACGGTGGTGATCACGGGATCGCTCGACGGGCGGTCCAGGCCCGACGGGCTGACGTCGCTGTCCGAGCGCCTCCACGTGCGGTGGTCCCCGTCCGGGCGCACCACGGCGAGCGACTCGCGCGGCACCGTGAGCCTCGACGGCGTGGCCGTGGTCGAGCGTCGCCTGCTGCGCACCGCCGGTGAGCTCATGGAGGTCTGGGACGGCAGGGACGCCGGTGACTTCGCCCAGTGGTGGGGCGCCCGGGCCCGGCAGTCGGCCTGCGCCTACGTGTGGCACGCGGCGTCGCGCCGGCTCGTGGTGCTCCCCGACCCGATCGGCGGAGCGACCGTCTTCGTCCACGAGGTCGACGGTGTCTGCGTGCTGTCCTCCGACTACGGCGCCCTGATCTCCACCCTGACCGAGCTCGGGCTGCGCCCGACCAAGGACCTGATGTACCAGGTCGAGCGCACCGTCGTCGGCAGCGGGGGGCTCTGGGAGACCAGCTACACCGGCGGTCGTCGCGTGCCCACCTTCACCCATGTCGTCGTCGACGCGGCCGGTCTGCGCGAGGTCCGGTACGCCGCGGCGCCCTCGCTCACCGAGCCGCTCAGCTATTTCGACGGCCTCTCCACCGTCCGTTCCGACGTCCTCGCCTCGGTCGAGGCCATCGCGGCTGCCCCCACCGAGGAGCGGGTCGCCCACCTCACGGGGGGCTTCGACTCCCGGCTGGTGCTCGGGGCCATCCTCGAGACGGGTCTGCAGGACCGGTTCGACTTCTTCTGCAGCGGGCCGCCGGAGTCGCCGGATCGTGCGGTGGCCGACGGCCTGGCGCGGACGTTCGGGCTCACCCGGGCGCACAGCGGCGGCCTGATGCCAGTGGTGGTGGGCTCCTTCGTCGAGCAGCAGCAGGCGCTCCTGAGCTACACCGCCGGCCTGTCCAACGTCGGCCCGACCGGCCTGGAGCCCCAGCGCGACATCGTCGCTGCGGGCGGCGGGTACGGCGAGCTGTTGCGGTCGTTCTACACCCACGCCATCACCGGACAGGGGAACGCGCCGTGGGAGGACGGCCGTGGCCTGCTGACCGCGATGCTCGGTTCGGCGCCGGACGAGGGCATCCTCACCACGCACGCGTTCGGGCTGATCGCGTCCCGTCTCAGCGAGGTCCTGGCCGGCATCCACGGCACCGGCGTACCGGCCGACTTCGTGGGGGACGTCTTCTACTCCGACGTCCGCAACCGCTACCACATGGGCGCGACGACGCTGTACTGGAGCCGGGTCGGCGCCAGGGTCAACCCCCTCTACACCGTCGCGGCGCTGCCTGCCGCCCGCGAGCTCACCGGCCTCGCCCGTCGCGCCAACGTGCTCGGCTACGACCTGCTCGAGTCCTTCGGCCGCTCCCTGTCGCAGTACCCCTTCGACACGGACCGGTCCTCGCCCGAGTACCGCCGCCAGCGCCGCGCCCGTCGCGGGATCCCGTTCGGCGACGGTCCCCTGCGCTGGGCCACCAGGCGTCCGAGCACCTCGGCACCGGGGCCGGAGATCACCCCCGAGCGGAGGGAGCTCGTGCTCGCCAGGGCCAAGGCCGTCAACCTCATCTACTGGCAGTCGCTGCACCTGGAGTCCACCCAGAGCGCCTTCGGCCAGGTGCTCGAGCAGGTCGACCTGTCCGACTACACCGAGGTCGTGAACCTGTCCTACCTCCAGGAGCTCGCCCGCACGACCTCGTGGACCCGGGGCAAGGTGCGCCACCTGTATGCCGCGTCCGCGATGCTCACGTGGTACGCCGAGGACGCCGCTCGGTGAGCCCGGCCACGACCCCCGACGCTCATGAGCCGGGTGGGGCGACACCGTCGTCCCCGACGCTCCCTGTGGACAGCGACTACTCCACGCGCCAGCCTGACGTGGTCGTGTGGTCCTCCCCGGACGACTTCGCGTCCGCGACGGGGTGGGCCCCCGGCGTCCACGTCGTGATGCTGCCTTCCGGGACCCACGTCGACCTGTTCATCAGCGGCGACATCGGTGTGCTCCCGTCCGGTCGTGCCCTGCCGGTGGTCTTCTCCGGTGCGGTGAGCGCTCGCAACGGCTCCCGCGCCCCGTTCTTCTCCGGTGCCAGCCTCGGGCGTGACCTCGGGACGCCGCTGGTCTCCATCAGCGACCCCCTCCTCGCTGCGCACGACGACCTCCGCCTGGGGTGGTACACCGGCGCCGCGCACGACGACGTCCAGGGTCACGTGGGCATCCTCCTTCACGCGCTGTCCGAGCGGGTCGGGCGCGAGCTGCTCCTCGTCGGGGGCTCCGGCGGCGGGTTCGCCGCGCTCCACCAGGTGCTCAGGGCCGACTACCCCGCGTCCGCGCTGGTCTGGAACCCGCAGACCGATCTCCTCGACTACGACCCACCTGCCGTGGCCGAGTACCTCGCCGCCGCCCTGGGACGCACGGAGGAGCAGGTGGCTGAGATGACCCGGGGGGAGCGCTCGGCGGCACTGGCGGCAGCCGGGATCG
Encoded here:
- a CDS encoding ABC transporter permease; protein product: MSERARTLSPLDGVDDVQLEVVDISGLKPVGQRVSLGAYVHQLWKRRYFIWADSRARAFAGNRDTLLGRFWLVGKPVLDGFTYFLIFGVLLGTARGVENYIGFLLIGVFMFSFTSGSLNGGATVMIAGKNLIRAFSFPRASIPLALALRQAISMFPVVITMLIMIMVIPPHAKVTWLWALFPLVFLLQLSFNTGLILYAARLTSALPDLRMIIGFASRFWMYGSGVMYSIERWVTHPKALAAMELNPAFCVLEISRDLLLYGVMPDIKLWLTLTAWAVVTPILGFLYFWQGEEEYGRE
- a CDS encoding ABC transporter ATP-binding protein, with protein sequence MSDTHLEEVSTADVDNDGQSPPDADQGPKKGIEVPLGPPTVVVQRLSVHYRVASKERESQDATRAQRAARRIGWDRTVTVKAVDDVSFVARAGEAIGVVGHNGSGKSTLLRVMAGLETPTKGRVLAHSTPSFLGVNAALMPELSGMENVRLGLLAMGMTPKEVREAIPDVVELAGIGRSVHLPMKTYSSGMGARLRFAISAAARPEILLIDEALATGDAASKERSEARMAQIREQAGTIFLVSHAAQTIEEMCTRAIWLHQGEMVLDGPAYETARAYRWWAWNIAKGETAKADVLLEAARAQLRATVVQPEDTSTDQHLSRHSSRN
- the wecB gene encoding non-hydrolyzing UDP-N-acetylglucosamine 2-epimerase, which encodes MTIYGTRPEAIKVAPVIKALEAHPDFESVTVVTGQHREMLDQVNEIFGIVPDHDLDVFAHGQTLNGLMAKVFDRLDPVLVDVAPDAVIVQGDTSTVAAASIAAFYRRIPVVHIEAGLRSGDINSPFPEEANRKLTSQTTALHLAPTSTSQANLLREAIDPATVAVTGNTVIDALLHTVKQDLAFTDPRLAEVEASGRPVLLVTTHRRENWGGAMEGVGRALRRLAEAYPDFHVILPVHRNPIVREAVLPQIEGLPNVLVTEPMAYGEFTRLMGLSTIVLTDSGGVQEEAPSLGKPVLVMRDNTERPEAVSAGTVKLIGTDEERIVAEVSRLVDDPAAYEAMSQAVNPYGDGLAADRSVAAIAALFGIGERLPEFTPR